aatttttatttcaatgataATTTACCAAATACCCTACTTAATTGAGGCACAGCTAGTGCCAACGTCATAATAGTAGATTTTCGAGCATTGGCGCCTGGTAAAAATAATCCATGCGCTTCTAACATTGACGTCTTTTGACACACATTTGTACattcattttaattatattaaacaagTTTTTACTCTTACTGCCACTTTGATCGTTCGTTCATTCATCTCTAAATATCCAAATAGGATAGTTAGCTAACAGATAACTCTGATAGTCAATGGAACTGTTTACAGTAGGAACACTTGTTAGcatagttatttgttatttttttgatctagataatataatgtataccAATAACCGACGGATAATTAACACGCATATGAAGACTAGTAACGTGTCAATAAAGATTGTAAGTTCATTAACAGAATAAAGTATTATCGACTCTAGTCTTCCACAGGCACGACTGACGCCAAGTACAATCTGATACCCATTCAGACTTGCAAATACTTATAcgaaacaaagaaacaaaagtgAACAGTACTGTCGTTTTAGATGATATAAGGTTTAATTGAGACAGTAGACTTAACAAATAAATGGTGCAGGAGGGTCCTATTCTAACAAGTCTACTAGATTAGGGCCAACATAACTACTGCAGGTGTAAGTATAAATTGTCTCTGGTTACTATAATTGCAAGTCTGAATAAATCTGTTTGACTCGCTCATACCATAGTAGAGGGAGGCAGACAGAACGAACTCGGCGAATGTCACGTTTAATCATgtagaaaatatatgaaaaacaatctttaattttaaataactcaATCTATGACTGTCGATTTAAAATCTTCGTAAAGTAGGTATATTCATGTATATTAAaagctaaaaatattaaattactaataatgatCTATTAAACTGCTGCCATTtgaaaagtacaaaaaatattattacgacAGTTGCTAAATCTTAACAATTACGTTTTTATGTACACTATAATTATCTGAACTGGCAAGTACTAATATAATACTgtgtataaataagtttaaatgAAACGTATTAAACCTAAACCATATTTACAAAACTTTAGTTTATTTATCTAATAAACTTGAATATGATAAAAAGAGTACTCGTTTAAAAACGATGATTATATGCGCTGCcgtatataatagtactaacagACTATTGCGTACGAATAGGCCGCAATTAACTGAAAGTTACGCCCGACATCTCCTAAATATTTCGACTAAAACTAAATCTACAACGGTCCTCTAAAAACAAATGCTTATCTTTAAATCAGTcgtcaaaataaaatcaaattaagtAAGGGCTCATCGTTGGGCCCGCCGTTCGAGCGGCCTCGGACCATCATATAAAAGATAACATTTATCCGTAACCACTATGGAAGCATCGAGTCACCGTTTGACACAAGCTTCGATTCACAATCGATAAAACAAAAGCCGCACAAAACCCTGTACGTATGTTCACTAGGCTCACTGCcgttatgactttttgtcaaaCAAGGGTAGTTTGGACTTGACGGCTCCCTCACAGATCATGAGTCTCTGCTGCACGCACTTGCGGCCGCAGCCGTCTTCCAGCAGCTCGAggcggccggcgccggcgcctcGGTGCTTCACGTCAACAAAGTACTCTTTCTCACTGCGTTCCCCTTTGCACTGTAACATTTCCACTTTGCTGAAGTTGCTCACTTTGAACCGCGAGTGGCTCTTGAACGTCCGGTCACATTTGAAGTCCGCCCCTTTCCGCTCGAAGTACTCAACGATTTTCGATATCTGCGCAGATCGCACGTGGCGCGGGATCCGTTCGTCGCAGTACAAACTGTCGGAGCCTGCAAGCGACGCTACGTCCTCGGAGCTGTCCGTGTATACACTGGAAGTCCTCTTGCACGAGGAGTTTAAGAGATGGTTGATGAGCGGGCCGCGTTGGAGTAAGTAGCTCAACTCGTCATCGTCAAGAGGTTTATGGGAGACGCATCCGCTTAAACATTTGGCCCGACTGACGCAGCAGCACCTGTCTAATATGTGGTACTCCTTAGCTTGCGGTTCAGGCGTTTCTGAAGCGTCAGAATCAGGACGGTTGGAGTCTAGCTTGCCACATAGGAATGGTGACGCGTCGTGTTCGAGGATACGCCGCGGTTGTGGTTCGTCTCTGGACGGGACCTCCTCCAGATCGTCGAGACTGCGGAGCGAGCTGACCGTGGTGGTGGACAGAGCGGAATCGTCGAGAACAAAGAGGCTCGAGTTAGCCGAGCCGAGCGGACGGTCTCTTTTGTAGGTGCGAGCGTTGAACAGTCTGTCGTAGATGAGTAAGCAGTCGGAGCACATTCGGAGCGGTGGTTCGCGGTAGTCGAGGGGGTCGGGGTCGGGGCGCTCGGGCTCGGCGGGGTCGGGGTCGGGGTCGTcgtcggcggcggcgcggcgcggccacCACCAGCAGCGCTGGCAGCCCATGAGGCTGCAGGGGCACATGGCGTTATAGAAACAGTCGGCGTGCGTGGCGCACAGGTCTTCGTTGGCCACGGAGAAGATCCCTGACTCGCACGAGCCGCGCCGCCGCGTCGCGCCCAGTAGAGCGCCTTCCGACAGCTCTGCAAGGGAAACACGTTTTAGATGTTGGTCACCAAGATTTTCCGGCTTAGCAAGTTGTATGATGTAGTACCTACAGTAGCCAACGTAACTGAACAGAAGTGTCcaacagaaattgaaaatgaaCAGAAAATGATTTTTGGACAGGCCAGGTACTGACCGGTgttggcggcgcgcggcgcggcggcggccggtCGGGCGGCGGGCGCTCCAGACTGCCGCGCCGGCTCAGCCCCGGCGACGACGGTAGCGACGCGCAGCGCGGCTCCCCTAGCTCCCCCTCGTCGCACACACGCACCAGCGGCGACGGCAGCTCCACGCACGACGAAAAACTATAACAGAAACGTGACATTCAAATCCTGACCATCGTTaattgacacacacacacacacacacacacacacacacacacacacacattttactTACTAGACCAAAGATTATTTCACGTTTATATTACCTTACTTTcttataaatatgaattttatgaataaattaatttgaattttattatctgGTCACGAAGTAGAATTTTATAGAGTTGAAATAAGATAGTTGTAGAGGTATGTATTGTATATTGCGGACTGCCCGCGAGTGGCCGGGCTCGAGGAACCTGTTGACGCCGCGGAAGACGTCTAGCGGTGtggtcatcatcccagcctatatacgtcccactgctgggcacagacctcctctcagaatgagagggctcgggccgtagCGGTGTGGTGGGGCGTGTTGGTAACTTGTAGGATAGTAGTAGCACTTATTCGTAtcgttttaacttaaatttctatcaacattgttattattattgttccccTTAATGGCGATCAACATTGTTCTCGTTTTATTTCGCGTTGTCTGCTGATGTcataattgtaattgtcatatgtcaatgtcaaattattcttatctttttcattacatgtactGTTGCCATGACGTGTgctatacagccaacttatattttagtctcgtagctttttttgtatttgatttgttttgtgtgactttccgtaattttactctcctgtggcccggcggaaggccagtgctggttttcaaccagcgatatgctgagccgggacctttttatagcggcaacatttcttattgttatttttactaattatgtgtcattgctgttataaataaattattttctttctttcttttctttctttcttttagtaGAGGTATATTTAGACTGACCATCCGGCGCGCGAGTGTCCCGGCTCGAGGATCTTGTTGACGCCGCGGAAGGTGTCCAGCCGCGTGGTGGGGCGGCCGCGCGGTGGGTCGCGCAGCAGCATGATGTGCGCCAGCCGGTGCAGCCGCGCCagccgcggcggcgcgcgcggcgcgggcagcGCCGACGCCGACCGGTGCGGCGGGCCCGCGCACGGCTCCGACGCCCACTCCAGCTCCGATAGCGAGCGACGGTGCTGCACTGGAAACGAAACAAACATTCTGAGGTACTGTGTACACGACCAATTTTTAACTCCATTTCCAGGCTTCCTCCTTTTCCTTGCTAGATTTAGgtacaataatattatattattcgtTCGGTAGTACGTGGACCATttcttgcaaggccggcaacgcatctgcagtcctgatagtgctgcggatgtctatgggcgacggtaatcacttaacatcaggtgaaccgtctcctattatgtatattaaaaaaaatggttaaaaatattattcgttttttaaattaatccctcataggtaaaaagtataaaactatgattaattttgtagtagcgtATCTAGAATAGCGGGGCCTGGATTAGTTAAGCGTAAACCACACAGGAAGGCAGCGGGTCGGGGGCGAGTCTCGGGTCGGGAATGTGGCTGGCTTATTTACGTGACTGTATGTATATGAACAACATCACATCGACGGGGGCCGCCCTGTGTGTGTTTTGCGCTTTAGGTCCAGACGACGCGCGTTTATTCTCTTAAATTTAAAAGCTACGCTCTAGTCGGTGGAATAACCGCCACCCCGAACGGTCTTCGGCCAACTATTTCCTGAAACCACATTCTCCATCACCTGGCCAAAATAGTTCAATCCTGGCCTTCCTCTGTCTCGTCTTCCTTCTACTTATCATTCCTGcaggtttaaaaataaattgtcgtGTTCTATCATATGCTCAATAAaatcgctgtggcagatattaatgtaggACTGTACTTACGTGTGTCGCGGGGATGATGTGGCGTGATTTCGTTGTGCGACTTGTGGCGGTGTGGGCGGCGCCACGCGTAAAGCCCCGGGCAAGAGCGCGGCCCCGACGACTCGGCCTCGTCGCTGCGACAAACAACCGCTTATTTACAACAGTGTATGTATACACTGAGAAATTCATCTACATACATAATTGACATAAGTTGCAACGTCGGACGCCAAAAAGCTTACATTTAGACTTATACGTGGCAACAGCTTTGAAAACGTCAATTGACAACAATCCGAAGGAGTCTTTCAGCAGTGAAACTCGCTGGGAACGGAACGGCATTAAAGTGTACTGGTATCTTTACACTCACGATCTCCAGCACTAACTATAATATTTGTAAGTATGCCTAAAAGGGCTGAATACACTGAACtacaatatgtatttattaacatctaattaactgtatttttttccaaattaactatttgattgattgactgGCTTTCTTTCTCGCTTATCCTGAGCAAGTAAAGTAAGTATGCACTTTTATGTTTCGGTGTAGAAAGTATTAGAGCTAAAGCATTAGTTTTACAATATTAGAATCCCTCTAGAATCAGATGTTCCTCGGTTTCTTCCCTTGTTTCACGAATAAACGTCTTAGATTCCGTTCCTTTGGTACCGTCTGTATGTGTCAAATGCTAGTCGTTCATAAAGTGGTTATGTCCCTTACCTCTCGTAGTTGTTGTTGGTGGTGTGTCCCCAGGGCGCGTCATCGAGCCCCTCCTTTATCTCCGCGAGGTTGCTCACTATCTCGGGGAATAGCGGTCGCGCTTTTGGCTCGTACTAGACAAGACAGAACGCAACGTTAGTATTATTTGATTGGTGCGTCGATACTGTAGCGATTTGAGAAGTTTGAACTGTCTCAGCACAAAAAAGAACTCAGTGAGTGCGATAAATGCTTAACCCTTAGatatcaaaaatgataccataggtttttttttcattttctcaaaaactaatTGTTTTAATCGGTtttattgcgaggaatgtgtttttcactgAGTAATAGAAACGCCACACCGACATTTAACTCGCCTCGCTcagctcagctgtttccaccagagatttgctgtgcgaggatgtgtaaaaatgaagcgtttctattggttactgaaaaacaaattcctcgcacattattggtggaaacgcagcttaagGATTGATGGGTCTTGAGATAtcgattttttaattatgaacaatcgccatcagatatatcGTAGCGAGCAAGgtactcaaatatttcggagcagcattCCATTATAACAAATTCGCTACACTAGATAACATGCAATGTAATAAATACAGGAACAGCAATAGGGCGGAGTACACACAAGGCGCACCATCAAATGAACTCACAATGCAACAGTTGAAAGCGAGCCTGAGGAAGTCCGGCACGGTCTGTTCGTCGCACAGCTCCACGAACGCCATGTAGTTGAGGCCGAAGTTATCCGTGCGTGGGAGCACGTCCGGATCGGCGTCCACCTGGAAACAACATCCATGCACTCAATATACACACTATGCGCTTTTATACGGCCGATTCAGGGCCTACGccagctggcgcgggtgcacgaaGCGGAcgcacgcctgcgggtgcgGGTACAGGTGAAACGCGTGCCGTTACGTTAGCACtgctcataatattttttcaataggtGTAGGGTAGGTGCTCCGTGCAAACTGAGCGTCGTAGGCGCTCAAGCGCCAGGAAATTTGGTTTTAGTTCATCAATGTGAGAGATCGAAGACAGTAGCGgcgttagggtagggcgcggtggggcgaccgcccagTCGCCCCTTTTATCCTCTCGCTTATTGATTGAAGCCTATACtttctagaaaattcccaaaacttGGAGGCGCCGTGAAAATCTCGCCCAcggcgctggaagtgctaaaaccgacACTGAGCGAAGagactttttaaatttattgttccAAACGTTATTCCACAGAGGTCGTATCAATGAACAGACCTTTTTATTAGTGAAGGAACAAGACAATGTATCCCGTTCATTAAAATCCTCATTTGTTTGAACGAAACTATTGCGAACGGATACTTCATGCTTTTTGCATGTCCGTGCATTGGGGTCGATTacagggtaggcagttggtagttCGCGCCGcaaacactagcgctgcctaccctgctgGCTACTTAATGCACGCCATAGCCCACTATCTAGACAAAAGTCAGCAAAATGATGATTTCGTATTATTTTCTACAGACGCCAACCAAGATAAGCGACTACTCGCTGGTCTTCTGGGCGGCCCATCAGATAGAAAACAGACAGTGTTGGCCCGCGGCGGGAGTCACCACTTTAGTTTGAAACTTACAAACACGTCTTCAAACGTATTAAAAACTGGCTTACCCTGGCGATCAGTTGGCATAGTATAATCCCGTAGGAGAAGATGTCGGACCGGTGGTCGTACCAGCGGCCGCGCAGGCACTCTGGCGACATCCACCACGGCGACCCCACGCTCGGCAGCCGGTAACCGTTGCTGTAcgataaaatacaatgaaaCAAATCAAAGAACCGCGAGTAAAAATGCTAgacatcgtcatcatcaccagccggaagacgtGCACTGCTAAACAAAGGGCTCTCCCTtataacgccacaatgaacgacaacttgccacttgcattcaccagATAAtggcaactctcacgatgttgtcattccacctagtgggaggcctgccagcTCTTTGTGTTCCGggtcgtggtcgccactcgaccattataagtaacaaaattgaaaagtgcaaataaataagtacctacatacacagATAGTAAGATACGAGTATGCACCAAATGATTGCGAATGAATGAAGGGTACAATCATTCGTGAAGGAGATGCTAACAAATAGtgatttattactattactacAATAGATAGACCAGTGAGGTTGTCTGTCTCGTCCATATATTCCGTATtgaaatctaatctaatcagtTATCGGTTCTAGAATACATCCGAAGCAAGCACTGAACATCATTTTAATTAGTGAACAAATTCGGATACATGATTCAGTATCGTtaatagaacattatttattacctacagTCGTGGATCTGGGTCGCCGGTTGTTTGTAAATATAGTATAATCAGCTGGAGTTATTTTGGGACAGGTTATAAAACAGATCGGCATTGAACCAGTTATGAATGAATTAACTACTAACCACCCACATTTCCTTGGCATGGGAGTACATAGAATTACATAACGCTAGTAAATACATCATAATTGCGCGCCAATCCATTCCTACACATTCCTTCTTGTTTTcttccaaaaataaataaaaagttggcaTTCATAAACGGATCCTCTTACGGAAATGAGTCATTGCTTGTCTCAAAGGAAAATTTACTTATACCCCGTACAAAATAACAGCTCTAGCAATATACAAAGTTTAGGAACATCATAATGGGTCGTTCCATAAATGTCCATAAATGTCGTcactgtttaattaattacccaCATATTAGAACGCAAAGTGCATTTTTGACGGccaacaaacataaaaaaaacccaGAGCGCTAAACTCTCCAGCGAtattgcatacaaatttcatagttaaataactttttaaaactggtaaaacaaaacattaaatttaaaaaaaaaagttagtaggcAACGTTTTTATCTGTGCCTACTGGTGTTTTGGCTAGAAAAATACAGCTCTTCAAATTACATCGCAATTTTGTCCGTTTAAACCCATACTCAGCCAGTAAtcagagtcaaagtcaaaatatctttatcaatTTCGCCTATAACAAGCgcttatgaatttcaaaaaaaatctaccaccggttcagaaaaacctgTGTTGGGCATTTATTCGAGCGTTTCGACCGCCTCATttatctggtcacattttttacgaattggctgtagattttgatgtcgtttttcattatttgttaagagttcctgtatttctaccagataactagaAAACTATATCAGAATgttcggccatttttacagaaaagtgtccagatacatgaggcggttgaaacgctcgaataatcggCCGTTGAgatgaatccggcaagaaactgcACGAGGCGCCTACTTCCAGGCCCAgacaataatgtactattaatctATCATCAGCGTAAATGCAGAAAATACTTACAAGAACGAGACGCGGATTATATCTTGAAATGCACGCAAAATAGCGTGCGGCTCTCACTTGCTAATATGATTGACGTATTAATTGCTAGTTTAACAGTTTTTTCTTCTAATGTGAAATAATAGTCGTAGACTTTATAGTCCCTGACTTTATAGACCTGATGTGATGAATGTATTAAGTTGTTGTGGTACCAGTAACAGgtatttaacccttaataaggcattgagttggaaacggaactgaaattaatttcataatacgtcacaatttccattgttattaatgaaaatacaactagctttaaaaatattctttgtcaggtatgtattcgatagctgcttttgattctgctTTTGATGCTATGCTCCAAGAAAtagggccttattaagggttaaccaAAATAACATGTTTAAATCTATAAAGACACGAAATAGACATCATACGAGTACGTCATGTACTTACCTAGCCAAAATTATTATAagacccgcggcttcgcctgcgtcaGTTCCCTTCATAAAGGGAATCTCTATGCAAAAATCCCAGGGATTAAGGTTGGCCGCTAAGAAACCAGTCAGTCCATCAATCaggactttttaatttttctttatatccctaataatattataaatgagaaagtgaataataatatgtttagtttGTTATGCTTTGACACCTAAATTACTCAATTGATGGTGATAACATTTTTACCCGAGATTCTGGTCTGCGAAGAATATGCTTATCGCGGTCGCGAACCTTGCaatgttccgggataaaaactatcttatgtcctgaggccgtattgcctaacgattctgacgctcgcgatcgcaatcaaatgacagtttttgtatgcgaaatctgcaatacggcctctggtcagaGTCTAAAACTAGCATGTAAAATCAGTTCAGGGGTTTAAGGGTGACGAGGTAAAAGACCGACAGACAGATACCTATGATATTTTTGTATCGTGATACTTACACGTGGTGAGGTATTTTGGCGGCAAGCCCGAAGTCGGCTACGACTGCAGTGTATTCTCCATCACC
This Choristoneura fumiferana chromosome 12, NRCan_CFum_1, whole genome shotgun sequence DNA region includes the following protein-coding sequences:
- the cdi gene encoding serine/threonine kinase isoform X2, with the translated sequence MQQDCFADESNSKSLRRRPTKVLKIAESFTNLDETAKAGRFVRGPNWRAGRRRDGLEGRTKKCCDDEYCAKESIVSDDSEKVGDRRVTGSSCTALRTAVAALYPFDDFNLEKIGSGFFSEVFKVTHKTSGKVMVLKMNQQRANRPNMLREVQLMNKLKHPNILGFMGVCVHEGQLHALTEYMEGGSLEQVILGMPPEPLSQAVRISLAADMAAGLKYLHSLGVFHRDLTAKNVLVKKTGDGEYTAVVADFGLAAKIPHHVNGYRLPSVGSPWWMSPECLRGRWYDHRSDIFSYGIILCQLIARVDADPDVLPRTDNFGLNYMAFVELCDEQTVPDFLRLAFNCCIYEPKARPLFPEIVSNLAEIKEGLDDAPWGHTTNNNYESDEAESSGPRSCPGLYAWRRPHRHKSHNEITPHHPRDTLQHRRSLSELEWASEPCAGPPHRSASALPAPRAPPRLARLHRLAHIMLLRDPPRGRPTTRLDTFRGVNKILEPGHSRAGCFSSCVELPSPLVRVCDEGELGEPRCASLPSSPGLSRRGSLERPPPDRPPPRRALLGATRRRGSCESGIFSVANEDLCATHADCFYNAMCPCSLMGCQRCWWWPRRAAADDDPDPDPAEPERPDPDPLDYREPPLRMCSDCLLIYDRLFNARTYKRDRPLGSANSSLFVLDDSALSTTTVSSLRSLDDLEEVPSRDEPQPRRILEHDASPFLCGKLDSNRPDSDASETPEPQAKEYHILDRCCCVSRAKCLSGCVSHKPLDDDELSYLLQRGPLINHLLNSSCKRTSSVYTDSSEDVASLAGSDSLYCDERIPRHVRSAQISKIVEYFERKGADFKCDRTFKSHSRFKVSNFSKVEMLQCKGERSEKEYFVDVKHRGAGAGRLELLEDGCGRKCVQQRLMICEGAVKSKLPLFDKKS
- the cdi gene encoding serine/threonine kinase isoform X1 — protein: MQQDCFADESNSKSLRRRPTKVLKIAESFTNLDETAKAGRFVRGPNWRAGRRRDGLEGRTKKCCDDEYCAKESIVSDDSEKVGDRRVTGSSCTALRTAVAALYPFDDFNLEKIGSGFFSEVFKVTHKTSGKVMVLKMNQQRANRPNMLREVQLMNKLKHPNILGFMGVCVHEGQLHALTEYMEGGSLEQVILGMPPEPLSQAVRISLAADMAAGLKYLHSLGVFHRDLTAKNVLVKKTGDGEYTAVVADFGLAAKIPHHVNGYRLPSVGSPWWMSPECLRGRWYDHRSDIFSYGIILCQLIARVDADPDVLPRTDNFGLNYMAFVELCDEQTVPDFLRLAFNCCIYEPKARPLFPEIVSNLAEIKEGLDDAPWGHTTNNNYESDEAESSGPRSCPGLYAWRRPHRHKSHNEITPHHPRDTLQHRRSLSELEWASEPCAGPPHRSASALPAPRAPPRLARLHRLAHIMLLRDPPRGRPTTRLDTFRGVNKILEPGHSRAGCFSSCVELPSPLVRVCDEGELGEPRCASLPSSPGLSRRGSLERPPPDRPPPRRAPPTPSCRKALYWARRGGAARASQGSSPWPTKTCAPRTPTVSITPCAPAASWAASAAGGGRAAPPPTTTPTPTPPSPSAPTPTPSTTANHRSECAPTAYSSTTDCSTLAPTKETVRSARLTRASLFSTIPLCPPPRSARSAVSTIWRRSRPETNHNRGVSSNTTRHHSYVAS